The following coding sequences lie in one Arachis hypogaea cultivar Tifrunner chromosome 9, arahy.Tifrunner.gnm2.J5K5, whole genome shotgun sequence genomic window:
- the LOC112711228 gene encoding NADH dehydrogenase [ubiquinone] flavoprotein 1, mitochondrial — MRGILSLKRAALASRHSEKLGVSFRLLSTQAASNASTPQPPPPPPPPEKTHFGGLKDEDRIFTNLYGLHDPFLKGAMKRGDWYRTKDLVLKGTDWIVNEMKKSGLRGRGGAGFPSGLKWSFMPKTSDGRPSYLVVNADESEPGTCKDREIMRHDPHKLLEGCLIAGVGMRASAAYIYIRGEYVNERINLEKARKEAYAAGLLGKNACGSGYDFDVHIHYGAGAYICGEETALLESLEGKQGKPRLKPPFPANAGLYGCPTTVTNVETVAVSPTILRRGPEWFASFGRKNNSGTKLFCVSGHVNKPCTVEEEMSIPLKELIERHCGGVRGGWDNLLAVIPGGSSVPLIPKNICDDVLMDYDALKAVQTGLGTAAVIVMDKSTDVVDAIARLSYFYKHESCGQCTPCREGTGWLWMIMERMKVGNAKLEEIDMLQEVTKQIEGHTICALGDAAAWPVQGLIRHFRPELEKRIRERAERELLQATG, encoded by the coding sequence ATGAGAGGAATTCTTTCTCTGAAGAGGGCAGCTTTGGCTTCCCGTCATAGCGAGAAGTTGGGTGTCAGTTTCAGATTGCTTAGCACTCAGGCTGCATCAAATGCTAGCACACCACAGCCTCCTCCACCACCTCCACCTCCAGAGAAAACCCATTTTGGTGGACTCAAGGATGAGGACAGGATTTTTACCAACTTATATGGGTTGCACGATCCTTTTCTTAAAGGTGCTATGAAGCGGGGTGACTGGTATCGCACCAAAGACCTGGTACTTAAGGGCACTGATTGGATTGTGAATGAAATGAAGAAGTCTGGCCTCCGTGGACGTGGTGGTGCTGGTTTTCCTTCTGGACTAAAATGGTCATTCATGCCAAAAACATCTGATGGACGCCCTTCCTATCTTGTTGTCAATGCTGATGAAAGTGAACCTGGGACTTGCAAAGACAGGGAAATTATGAGGCACGACCCACATAAGTTGCTAGAGGGTTGCTTGATTGCTGGAGTGGGAATGAGGGCTAGTGCTGCTTACATTTATATTCGGGGTGAATATGTGAATGAACGTATAAATCTTGAAAAGGCTAGGAAAGAGGCTTATGCAGCTGGTTTGTTGGGTAAGAATGCTTGCGGCTCAGGCTATGACTTTGATGTTCATATACACTATGGCGCTGGTGCTTATATTTGTGGCGAGGAaactgccctcttggagagcctTGAAGGAAAACAAGGTAAACCAAGATTGAAGCCGCCTTTCCCAGCCAATGCAGGATTGTATGGCTGTCCCACAACCGTGACAAATGTGGAAACTGTGGCTGTTTCTCCAACCATCCTTAGGCGTGGGCCAGAATGGTTTGCCAGTTTTGGTAGGAAGAACAACTCCGGGACGAAATTGTTTTGTGTGTCTGGACATGTGAACAAACCTTGCACTGTTGAAGAAGAAATGAGTATACCACTGAAGGAGTTAATAGAGAGACACTGTGGAGGTGTTAGAGGAGGATGGGATAATTTACTTGCAGTAATTCCTGGAGGATCATCtgttcccttgattccaaagaatATCTGTGATGATGTGTTGATGGATTACGATGCATTGAAGGCTGTCCAGACTGGATTGGGAACTGCCGCTGTGATTGTGATGGATAAATCAACTGATGTTGTGGATGCCATTGCGAGGCTTTCTTACTTCTACAAGCATGAGAGCTGTGGGCAGTGTACACCATGCAGGGAGGGAACAGGATGGCTTTGGATGATCATGGAAAGAATGAAAGTTGGGAATGCAAAGCTAGAAGAAATTGATATGCTTCAGGAGGTGACTAAGCAAATTGAAGGACACACCATCTGTGCATTGGGTGATGCCGCTGCATGGCCAGTGCAGGGTCTTATCAGGCATTTTAGGCCAGAACTTGAGAAGAGGATTAGGGAGCGAGCAGAAAGGGAGTTGCTGCAAGCTACTGGTTAG